A stretch of the Anaeromyxobacter sp. genome encodes the following:
- a CDS encoding CBS domain-containing protein, giving the protein MDDTHEHKRTDGELSGEERRRFMRAVLTDIQALERMQAEGLFERGVSRIGAEQELFLVDQAYHPAPGALDLLRRLDDPHYTTELGLFNLEANADPQPLGGAGLRQLEAQLAQLYGKVRDAAAAIGQQPVLAGILPTITTSDLGLRNMVPNPRYMTLNRVMNEARGQDYTFSIKGIDELVVRHDSVMVEACNASFQVHLQLAEPERFAHHYNLAQALLAPVLASGTNSSVLFGRRLWAETRIALFEQAVDIRTPGLHLRDAQGRVSFGTHWLSGQVADLFKDNVSRFRLLVGTDPGEDSLAVLASGRIPDLKALRLHNGTIYRWNRPCYGISENGKPHLRIELRVLPAGPTIADEVASAALWLGLMSELGATLDDLPARLDVGHARANLYAAARDGLGARLTWLDGEETLAQPLLLDRLLPLAQAGLDRAGVDPADSARYLGIVEARVRTLRTGARWMTRSLTAMQDRGGAGARATALVAAMIARQKSGKVVSEWEGAQLDENDSARTGHHRVGQHMTTDLVTLRPDDPVELAAELMSWRRLRHLPVEDEAGRLVGLVSRRGVERHLAALATHPPPPGAPSTPVAEVMKRSLITVTPEAPVLMALHLMKQNRIGCLPVKQGEHLVAILTAEDLLDLAPGVLAPGAAPPAAPSEER; this is encoded by the coding sequence ATGGACGACACCCACGAGCACAAGCGGACCGACGGCGAGCTCTCCGGCGAGGAGCGGCGCCGCTTCATGCGCGCCGTGCTCACCGACATCCAGGCCCTGGAGCGGATGCAGGCCGAGGGGCTCTTCGAGCGGGGCGTCTCCCGCATCGGCGCGGAGCAGGAGCTGTTCCTGGTGGACCAGGCCTACCACCCGGCCCCGGGCGCGCTCGACCTGCTCCGGCGGCTCGACGACCCGCACTACACCACCGAGCTCGGCCTCTTCAACCTGGAGGCGAACGCCGACCCGCAGCCGCTCGGCGGGGCCGGGCTGCGGCAGCTCGAGGCGCAGCTGGCGCAGCTCTACGGCAAGGTGCGCGACGCCGCCGCCGCCATCGGCCAGCAGCCGGTGCTGGCCGGGATCCTGCCCACCATCACCACCAGCGACCTCGGCCTGCGCAACATGGTGCCGAACCCGCGGTACATGACGCTGAACCGGGTCATGAACGAGGCGCGCGGGCAGGACTACACCTTCTCCATCAAGGGCATCGACGAGCTGGTGGTGCGGCACGACTCGGTGATGGTGGAGGCCTGCAACGCCAGCTTCCAGGTCCACCTGCAGCTGGCCGAGCCGGAGCGCTTCGCCCACCACTACAACCTGGCGCAGGCGCTGCTGGCGCCGGTGCTGGCCTCGGGCACCAACTCCTCGGTGCTGTTCGGGCGCCGGCTCTGGGCCGAGACCCGCATCGCCCTCTTCGAGCAGGCGGTGGACATCCGCACCCCCGGCCTGCACCTGCGCGACGCGCAGGGGCGCGTCTCCTTCGGCACCCACTGGCTGTCCGGCCAGGTGGCCGACCTCTTCAAGGACAACGTCAGCCGCTTCCGGCTGCTGGTGGGCACCGATCCGGGCGAGGACTCGCTGGCCGTGCTGGCGAGCGGCCGGATCCCGGACCTGAAGGCGCTGCGGCTCCACAACGGCACCATCTACCGCTGGAACCGCCCCTGCTACGGCATCTCGGAGAACGGCAAGCCGCACCTGCGCATCGAGCTCCGGGTGCTGCCCGCCGGCCCCACCATCGCCGACGAGGTGGCCAGCGCGGCGCTCTGGCTCGGCCTGATGAGCGAGCTCGGGGCCACCCTCGACGACCTGCCGGCCAGGCTCGACGTGGGCCACGCCCGCGCCAACCTGTACGCCGCGGCCCGCGACGGCCTGGGCGCCCGCCTCACCTGGCTGGACGGCGAGGAGACGCTGGCCCAGCCGCTGCTGCTCGACCGCCTCCTGCCGCTGGCCCAGGCCGGGCTGGACCGCGCCGGCGTGGACCCGGCCGACTCGGCGCGCTACCTCGGCATCGTGGAGGCCCGGGTGCGCACGCTGCGCACCGGCGCCCGCTGGATGACCCGCTCGCTCACCGCCATGCAGGACCGCGGCGGCGCCGGCGCGCGGGCCACGGCGCTGGTGGCGGCCATGATCGCCCGCCAGAAGTCCGGCAAGGTGGTGAGCGAGTGGGAGGGCGCCCAGCTCGACGAGAACGACAGCGCCCGCACCGGCCACCACCGGGTCGGGCAGCACATGACCACCGACCTCGTCACCCTGCGCCCGGACGACCCGGTCGAGCTGGCGGCCGAGCTGATGAGCTGGCGGCGGCTCCGCCACCTGCCGGTCGAGGACGAGGCGGGGCGGCTGGTCGGGCTGGTGTCGAGGCGCGGCGTGGAGCGCCACCTCGCGGCGCTGGCCACCCACCCGCCGCCGCCCGGCGCCCCCAGCACGCCGGTGGCCGAGGTCATGAAGCGGAGCCTCATCACCGTGACGCCCGAGGCGCCGGTGCTGATGGCCCTGCACCTCATGAAGCAGAACCGCATCGGCTGCCTCCCGGTGAAGCAGGGGGAGCACCTGGTGGCCATCCTCACGGCCGAGGACCTGCTCGACCTGGCGCCCGGGGTGCTGGCGCCGGGCGCGGCCCCGCCGGCGGCGCCGTCAGAGGAGCGGTGA